One genomic segment of Brassica napus cultivar Da-Ae chromosome A3, Da-Ae, whole genome shotgun sequence includes these proteins:
- the LOC106440238 gene encoding L-lactate dehydrogenase B codes for MANNGSGSSLGPGGLDLTNTFFKPILNSDPPIPSNRCTKVSVIGVGNVGMAIAQTILTQDIADEIALVDSKPDKLRGEMLDLQHAAAFLPRTRITASVDYGVTAGSDLCIVTAGARQNPGESRLNLLQRNVALFRHIIPPLAKSSPDAILLIVSNPVDVLTYVAWKLSGFPVNRVLGSGTNLDSSRFRFLIADHLDVNAQDVQAFIVGEHGDSSVALWSSISVGGIPVLSFLEKQQIAYEKQTLEDIHQSVVGSAYEVISLKGYTSWAIGYSVANLAYTILRDQRKIHPVTVLARGFYGVEGGDVFLSLPALLGRNGVVAVTNVHMTDEESEKLQKSAKTILEMQSQLGL; via the exons ATGGCGAACAACGGATCCGGTTCATCCTTAGGCCCGGGCGGGCTAGATCTAACCAATACCTTTTTCAAACCGATCCTAAACTCCGACCCTCCTATCCCCTCCAACCGCTGTACCAAAGTCTCCGTCATCGGCGTCGGAAACGTCGGCATGGCCATCGCTCAGACCATCCTCACTCAAGACATCGCCGACGAGATCGCCCTCGTCGACTCCAAGCCCGACAAGCTCCGAGGCGAGATGCTCGACCTCCAGCACGCCGCCGCTTTCCTCCCCCGCACCAGAATCACCGCCTCCGTTGACTACGGCGTCACCGCCGGATCCGATCTCTGCATCGTCACCGCCGGCGCTAGGCAGAACCCGGGAGAGTCTAGGCTTAACTTGCTTCAGAGGAACGTCGCTCTCTTCCGCCATATCATTCCTCCGCTCGCTAAGTCGTCTCCCGATGCGATCTTGCTTATCGTCTCGAACCCTGTCGATGTCTTGACCTACGTCGCTTGGAAGCTCTCTGGGTTTCCGGTGAATCGGGTTCTTGGATCGGGTACTAATCTTGATTCCTCTCGGTTCAGGTTCTTGATCGCAGATCATCTCGACGTTAATGCTCAGGATGTGCAG gCATTCATTGTGGGAGAACATGGAGACAGCTCTGTGGCGTTATGGTCGAGCATTAGTGTGGGAGGCATCCCTGTCCTGAGCTTTCTGGAGAAGCAACAGATCGCGTACGAGAAACAAACCCTTGAGGACATTCACCAGTCTGTCGTTGGAAGTGCCTATGAAGTTATTAGTCTCAAGGGTTACACTTCTTGGGCCATTGGCTACTCTGTTGCCAACCTGGCTTACACCATCCTCCGTGACCAGCGTAAGATCCACCCGGTCACGGTTCTTGCTCGTGGCTTCTATGGTGTTGAAGGTGGTGACGTCTTCCTCAGTCTCCCGGCTCTGCTTGGACGTAACGGTGTGGTGGCTGTGACTAATGTGCATATGACTGATGAAGAGTCCGAGAAGCTGCAGAAATCGGCAAAGACTATATTGGAGATGCAGAGCCAGTTAGGACTTTGA